The Entelurus aequoreus isolate RoL-2023_Sb linkage group LG08, RoL_Eaeq_v1.1, whole genome shotgun sequence genome segment tcacccttgctcctgatggctgctggttagcgccttgcatggcagctcccgccatcagtgtgtgaatgtgtgtgtgaatgggtgaatgtggaaatactgtcaaagcgctttgagtaccttgaaggtagaaaagcgctatacaagtataacccatttatcattattattgcagtAGGTGGTTAAAAGCAGCACAGTGTTCccatcaaatagaggatcttcaTTGGTGGTTTTTTTGCATCAGACCCTTACAGGCAGCGTAGTGCTCACATcaaatagagcaggggtcaccaacgcggtgcccgcgggcaccaggtagcccgtaaggaccagagagtagcccgctggcatgttctgaaaatagctcaaatagcagcacttaccagtgagctgcctctattttttaaatgttatttatttactagcaagctggtctcgctttgctcgacatttttaattctaagagagacaaaactcaaatagaatttgaaaatccaagaaaatattttaaagactaggtcttcactaactgacaaagaaacagataacagatttggtgtccagttcaaagtgtgacatgatttatttaaaaatttgagagttgacttttgtattttacatgagttatttgtacaaacacggtgcaaagtaattcatgatttgttaaaaaatgttagtggctagctagttaaaatgggatattgtgatttcacaagactgtcttagaagtgattatttgaaaatgttcaatttgaaaaatgtgcacttagagaaaatataaaaataaagtgttgcatattgatatttatctgttcctatatatatttattgtgagaaatcattaagatgatcagtgtttccacaaagataaatatcattaattattaataataacatagagttaaaggtaaattgagcaaattggctatttctggcaatttattgaagtgtgtatcaaactggtagcccttcgcattaatcagtacccaagaagtagctcttggtttcaaaaaggttggtgacccctgaagtagaggatctttgactcctaTGATTGCACTAGGTGGTTAAAAGCAGCACAGTGTTCCTAtcaaatagagaatctttgactggtgtttttgtatCAGATCTTTAAAAGCAGCGTAATGCTCTCgtcgaatagaggatctttgttttaCATTATTGCAGTCGGTGGTTAAAAGCAGCATAGAGCTCCAGTAACCTGCACTGGCTGTCAGTCAATTACATGAAGTGGGAATTTAGTCCACGCCAGCTGCATGAACGCCAGCTATGTGAACCACTACACAAGCAATATCTGATTCATGTGTTAATAATTACTGTAGATGATATTTGAAATACATGAATGCTTCATTAAGCTATTAGGACCCTAACATTAAAGTGGTTTACTTATTAATGTAAGTATTCACTGTCATTAATACAAGCATGAGGTTAAAATCCAACTAAATTGGGCCGTGCTATGGTGTTCAACATTAAATCCTCTCAAATGTTCTGAGGAGCCGACATCATTCATGAACGGCAGACTAAACATGATCTTGCAGCTTCTCAGAACATGGAATCTAAGATGAGGGCGAGGACGACGGGTTGCCTACTTGAGCTCGTCCTCCTCGATGTAGCCGCTCTTGTCCTGGTCAATGACAGCAAATGCCTTCTTGATGACATCGGCGGACTTGCCAGCCAGACCCACCTTGGCAAAGAACTCCTTGTGTTTGAAGGAGTCGGCAGCTGCCAGGAGACACGCAAGGATGTCGGACATTGGTgacattttacacacacaagcatacacacaaacacacacacacacacacacacacaatgcttgGCAGGCGTTTGGTCATCACCTGCTAAagtattttaacacttttgttaCATGACTACTATATTTCAACTGTATATGATCTGATGTTGAAGTTACATGTGGTCTTTTTCATGCAGGCTTGCTGTAATGGTGTGTGTCTTAACTATTATAtagtaatattatatataatctgAACCATTGCACACTAAATTGACACAACATTGGGTAGCCAGCACAATCCAATACAAGAGCTACATCAACATTTGAAGTATAATGTGAGATATTAGTAAAAATTAccaaaagttatttaaaaaacaataatatttcaATATTCGAACTAAAACAAGTGACATTTGAGatgttgtttatatttttgttttgatatctatttatttattctttgaattattttatcttttttataaTCTTTTTTTAACAGTGTGTCCCTAAAGTCTGGAAACAATGGCATATGCATTTTACTCAGTTGGAATATTAACAAATAAGATCTTAAATAGGATTTTATCAGGCAAAGGTCAATGCGCTTTGCAAGAGTCACCTGCACTAAATACAGTTTTTGCTTTGTGTTCAGAAAATAtatttaagaaaaaatatattcaagaaaaatacaaggcaattttttaaatttttttttacaaagaattTAGAATAAAAATAATCATTATATTTGAAATCAAATTCATTTAATATGATTTAATAAAATATTGCTTAAATCCTGCATTACTTATAGattataaaataatacatttgattaataaagtgttttttaagaCACTTAAAACACAGTTTTTTActaatgtattatttgtatttattcattgtAATTAATGTATCTACTTATTCATGTGATTATTATTTGGTggtcgggcacgtccgaccggtaggaggccacggggaagacccaggacacgttgggaagactatgtctcccggctggccggggaacgcctcgggatcccccgggaagagctggaagaagtggctggggagagggaagtctgggcttccctgcttaggctgctgcccccgctacccgacctcggataagcggaataagatggatggatggatggatggatggattattatttaTGTGTGATTGACATAAACATATTTAACTACGACGCAATACTATTTATTTAAATAGtttctttattatttattatgatgtATTTTCATCATATTTTACTTATTGAttatacaataatacattttattaataaagtGCATTTTAAGACACTTACAGCACAGTTTCTTACTACTGTGTTATTTGTATTTatctattgtaaataatgtatctatttattcatGAAATtatcattttttgtattattgacttagacatttttaattatgacacaatgatatttattaaaataatttctttgatatttattttgatatattttcatcatttacaatttttttaaattacacaaGCCATCTGCAATTTTTTCCTAATTCTCtccttttttttctgtctcatgaTTGGAAAATGTTCACATTTAAACACAGGACGTGAACGAACGATCAATAATTTTTTGATGTAGTAAACATTTGatgtagttcaggggtcggcaacccaaaatgttgaaagagccatattggaccaaaaatacaaaaacaaatctgtctggagccgcaaacattaaaagccatattacatacagatagtgtgtcatgagatataaattgaattaagaggacttaaaggaaactaaatgagttcaaatatagctacaaatgaggcataatgatgcaatatgtacatacagctagcctaaatagcatgttagcatcgattagcttgcagtcatgcagtgaccaaatatgcccgattagcactccacacaagtcaataacatcaacaaaactcacctttgtgtattcatgcacattgttaaaagtttggtggacaaaatgagacagaaaaagaagtggcataaaacacgtcctagttggtcggagaaagttgtaaacaaactaaggtgagttcaaggaccgccaaaattagtaggacaaaacggcgctcgccaaatacttgatatcagtgaagcatgtttaatataaacagtgtgccatgagttataaattgaattaagaggacttaaaggaaactaaatgagttcaaatatagctacaaatgaggcataatgatgcaatatgtacatacagctagcctaaatagcatgttagcatcgattagcttgcagtcattcagtgaccaaatatgcccgattagcactccacataagtgaataacatcaacaaaactcacctttgtgcattcgtgCACattgttaaaagtttggtggacaaaatgagacagaaaaagaagtggcataaaacacgtcctagatggtcggagaaagttgtaaacaaactaaggtgagttcaaggaccgccaaaattagtaggacaaaacggcgctcgccaaatacttgatatcagtgaagcatgtttaatataaacagtgtgctttataacaattagggagggttgtgtcatgtttgtcctcctacagaaaccatattaaaacaattttttttttcccgctcatctttttccatttttcatacatttttgaaaaagctccagagagccactagggcggcactaaagagccgcatgcggctctagagccgcgggttgccgacccctgatgtagTTCATTGCATTAGTTCACTTGTGGTACACAAGCTCCAtctcgtggtacgccaaataatcacttaattaaatattcaaactgtGTCTAATGTTAGAGTGGCCAagctattaaatatacttgttaaataaaacctctgccttgttatatttatttaatatttaggcctacgatgctactgtatttcaatgttggtcattatggtggtacttgtcgagtcaagtgttttctgaggtggtacttagtgaaaaaggttggagaaccactgatttagtttAATGAAACATGTTTGAAACAAATAAACCATAATGTACCATTCATATATGCTAATATGATACTATAATACTTAGCCCATTTCATGTACATAAAATGGCAGAAACCATACAGAATGACAAAAAACGTAATTTGTCTAACTCTTCATTTGCTTGTGCAGCtgtacctaatgctgtggccTTCCATGGAGTGCAATGAGCAAGACAATACATTTGAATTGAGTACATGCAttcaaacattattattattgttattatttttacctTGGCAAGCCGCAAGGGCTGCAGTGATATCAGAGTCGCTCAGGATTCCGGCGAATGCCATCTTTAACTGAGGGAGCAAAGCAGAGACAAGAGGTCAACTACACAACCACACAAATGACACAACCACATGTCAGCAATGCATGCAACAGCCGTCTCTCAGAAAAGGTAGTCCAAGttcttgcaggaaaaaaaaaaaaaaaaaaaaaatcctgctggTTTCTGTGGAGTCCTTTTGAATGGTTACATCCCATCAAGTGTTAAAGCTCCGGAGTGAAACTCACCTTGAAGTTATGATGAATCTGCTCACTGCAGTGCGGCCCGTCGCCGTCCACGCGCCTGCTTATATACCTGCGGAAATATAAGCATATGCCGTGTAATGGACACTGTAGCGCGACCCAGTCAAAGCAgacgcttaaaaaatgtgtccagTAGACAGAGCGTGTTCtatttatatgtacataaatgaagATGCTTAAATGGTAGGCCCATGTGCAGAGTAAAGGCCCATGTCAAAGGTGCTTGATATTGCTCGGGGGCTAATAATACGCGCTGCTGATTTGGGTGAAACGCACGCCGTCGCATGCTGCGTCCTTTTTTTTGTTGCAGGGAAGCGGCAGGAGAAGATACAAAGGTAAGACTTCACTGGGTGTAAGGCCGTCCTGTCAGCCTATTAGACAGCCGGGTGGGTTTGTTTGGTAACGTGGCAACCTGACATAACCACGTAGCTAATTTGATGTAGCATCTTTACGCTGCTGCATTTAGGAACctgctgcaaaa includes the following:
- the LOC133655019 gene encoding parvalbumin beta-like isoform X1; translation: MAFAGILSDSDITAALAACQAADSFKHKEFFAKVGLAGKSADVIKKAFAVIDQDKSGYIEEDELKLFLQNFSASARTLTDKETKAFLQAGDTDGDGKIGVDEFSVLVKH
- the LOC133655019 gene encoding parvalbumin beta-like isoform X2, translating into MHKAADSFKHKEFFAKVGLAGKSADVIKKAFAVIDQDKSGYIEEDELKLFLQNFSASARTLTDKETKAFLQAGDTDGDGKIGVDEFSVLVKH